A region from the Deltaproteobacteria bacterium genome encodes:
- a CDS encoding OsmC family protein, whose amino-acid sequence MSKAEIKWEEGMKFTAVSDSGHAVVLDAAKESKGTDAGARPMELLLMGLGGCTGMDVVYILNKMRKKVKSFKINIDSERAAQHPKVYTKINIEYIIEGDMDETDVGKAVELSQKRYCSASAMLGKVAELNYTYRLIKTGSIVS is encoded by the coding sequence ATGTCAAAAGCAGAGATCAAATGGGAAGAAGGAATGAAATTTACGGCAGTTTCAGACTCAGGTCATGCTGTAGTTCTGGATGCTGCAAAGGAAAGTAAAGGAACTGATGCAGGAGCAAGACCCATGGAGTTACTTCTAATGGGACTTGGGGGATGTACAGGTATGGATGTTGTATACATACTTAACAAGATGCGTAAGAAGGTAAAAAGCTTTAAAATAAACATTGATTCTGAACGAGCGGCGCAGCATCCAAAGGTATATACAAAAATAAATATTGAGTACATTATCGAGGGAGACATGGATGAAACAGATGTAGGAAAGGCCGTAGAATTATCCCAGAAAAGGTATTGCTCTGCAAGTGCAATGCTTGGTAAAGTAGCAGAACTCAATTACACATACAGGCTTATCAAAACAGGGAGCATTGTAAGTTGA